GACCGGGGCCACCCGCAGCGGCTGTCGTGGTCGGACGCGCTGGTGGTGCTGGCGCTGATGGCGGCGCTGACGGGGCTCAACGGCTTCCTGCTGGGCCCGCTGGTGACGCCCGTCGCCGCTCCGTTCCTCCAGGAGCGCAGCATGGGGCTGCACACCACCTGCGTGCTGATGCTGCTGGCCATGGGCACGCTGTGCGCCCGGCCGGAGCTGGGACTGATGGCGCGGCTCACCCGGGACACGCTGGGCGGCTTCGTGGCGCGGCGGCTGGTGCCGGTGACACTGCTGGGGCCGCCGGTGCTGGGGCTGACGCTGGTGTTGATCCACCTGACGGGCGGGCTCAGCCACGACGCGAAGCTGCCCCTCTTCGCCACGGTGGTGGCCGCTGGCGGCGTCACGTTGGTGCTGCTGGCGGCGCGGGCGCTGGACGTCCTGGACACCGAACGCATGCGGGCCACCGCCGCGCTGGAGGCCTCCGAGGAGCGCTTCCGCACCTTCCTGGACACCGCGCCGGACCCCATGGTGGTGGTGGACGCCAGCGGCCGCGTGCGCTTCGCCAATGCGGAAGCCGAGCGCGTCTTCGGCTACCGCCGAGAGGCCCTGCTGGCCCGCGAGGTGGAGCTGCTCGTGCCGGAGGGGCTCCACGGCCCGGCCTCCGCCGGCGAGGGCCCGGAGCGCGCCAGGGGCGGGCGGCTGGTGTCCGGGCAGCGGCAGGACGGCACCAGCGTGCCGCTGGAGGTGCGGCTGAGCCCGCTGGAGGGCGAGGACGACGCCACGCGCATCGCCATCCTGCGTGACGTCACCGAGCGCCGGGACCTGGAGAAGCTGCGCGAGGAGTACGTGGGGCTCATCTCCCACGACCTGCGCAACCCGCTGAACACCATCAACCTGCGCGCCCACCTGCTCCAGCGCGCGCTGCACGAGCGGAAGCTGGAGCGCGAGGGCGTCATGGCCCAGGCCATCATCCACAACGTGGAGTGGATGAGCACGATGATCGAGGAGCTGCTGGAGGGGTCGCGGCTGGAGTCCGGCCGGGTGAACCTGCGCCGCGAGGCGCGCGACCTGGGCCGCTTCCTGGAGGAGGTGCTGGAGCGCGACGTGCCGCCCGACGCGCGCGAGCGCTTCCGGCTGCACCTGGCGGATCCGCTGCCGCCGGTGCCCATGGACGCCGCGCGGCTGGAGCGCGTGGTGACCAACCTGCTGACCAACGCGCTCAAGTACAGCCCCACGGGGACGCCGGTGGACGTGCGGCTCTCCGCCGTGCACGACCACGCCGTGGTGTCGGTGACCAACCAGGGCGCGGGCCTGTCTCCCAGGGACGCGGCGCGCCTGTTCGACAAGTACTACCGCACGGAGGACGGCCGCTCGGCGGACGGCAAGGGGCTGGGTCTGGGGCTCTACATCAGCCGGCTCATCGTGGAGGCCCACGGTGGCCACATCTGGGTGGAGAGCGAGCCGGACCGGGGCGTCACCTTCTTCTTCAGCGTGCCCCTGGAAGCCCCCGCCGCCCCCACGGCGCCTGAACCGCTGCGCCAGCGCGCGGGCTAGCGCGGCGCGAACCAGCGCGGCAGCCAGTCCGCGCCCTTCGCCGTGGTGAGCCGCGTCTGGCCGGTGCCGTCCGGGCGCATGAGGTACAGGTCGGTGTCGCCGTCGCGCTCGGAGACGAACACCAGCGCCTTGCCGTCCGGGCTCCAGGCCGGCATGTCGTCGCGGTGCTGTCCGTCCGTCAGCGCCACCGGCGCGCCTCCCGCCACGTCCGCCACCCAGATGCGGCTCTTGCCGTCCGCAAGCCGGGCCACGTACGCCACGCGCTTGCCGTCCGGACTGAAGACCGCCTCGCGCTCGTCACCCGCGAAGCCTTCTCCGGACAGGGCGCGCAGGTCCGCGCCGTCCGCGCGCACCAGGTACACGCGCTCCTTGCGCTCGCGGTTGCTCACGAACAGCAGCCACCTGCCGTCCGGGCTCCACTGCGGCGTCCGGTCCTCCATGTAGAACGTGGTGATGCGGCGGGGCTCGCCCGCGCCGTCCGCTCGGAAGACGTAGACCTCCGGATCCCCGTCGCCGCTGCACACGCACGCCACCTCCGTGCCGTCCGGGGACACCGCGGGCTCGAAGCAGCCCGCCTGCACGTGCGTCAGTTGCGTGTCCACCGCGTTCGCCTGGGGCAGCACGCGCACCACGTCGCTGAAGCCCTGCGCGTCGGACTCCGCCACGAGCCACGTGCCGTCCGGCGCCCAGCTCGCGTTGCGCGCCCGGGGCCGGGGCGGATGCAGCGCCACCTGGCGGCCTCCCTCGAGCGGCTGCAGGCGCAGCTGCTGGAAGACGCGCCCGTTCGCCTCGCCCGACGCAATCACCAGCAGCGTGCGGCCGTCCGGCGACGGCGGGCCGGGATATTCGTCCTCCGGCGCGGAGGTGACCTGCGTCTCTTCTCCGGCGGGCGTCACCCGCCAGACGTCCTTCTGTCCCGCCCTTTCGGAGAGGAAGACGATGGTGCCCGGCAGGGCCCGCCGCTCCGCCTCCGACAGGGCGCCGGGCGCCGGGACCGCCGCAGCGCCGCCGCAGCGGCCCTGACAGCCCATGGCGCCCAGCATGGCGAGCACGGCCCACCACCGCCGTGCCCGCGAGGGCCCGGAACGCTTCCGTCGTTCAAGGCCCTCGGGCATCACGTCAGCGCACCCGGACGGCGTCGGCCATGACCACGTAGCCCGGGGTCGTCCAGCGGCTCAGCTGCACCTTGTTCCAGCCCGCGGAGAAGCTGTACGTGCCCAGCGTCACCCACTTGCCGCCGTTGGTCTGCTGGTTGACGGACACGCGGCCCACCTCGGAGCCCGCCGCGTTGTAGGCGATGAACGGCGCCGTGGGGGAGCGGTTCGTGCCGGCCACCCACCAGGCGTCGACCGTGCGCGTCTGCGCGGTGGGCAGGTAGAACTCGAACGTGGCCGGCGCGGAGATGGCCTCCGTGGCCGCGTAGTAGTAGCCGCTGCCGTAGTAGCCGGCGCTGTAGCCGTCCGACCACGCGCCCGTCAGCGAGAACCTCGCCTTGGAGGCGTCGTTGTTCGCGCTGTTGCTGTCGATGATGATCTCACCGGTCGGCGTCGTGGTGCCGCAGTAGCTGTTGATCTTGCTGATGTACGACGACCACGGCCAGTTGGGGCCCGGATCCGTGCGCGTCGCCGGCTGCAACCGGCCGTGCGCCACGATGTGGTAGCTGTCCTTGATGATGGCGTTGTCGCGCGCGATGTCGCACGACAGCTTCGCGGACGCGTCAATCTGCCCGGCCGGGAAGGACGTCTGGCTGGCGTAGCCGCCGTGCTCGATGCCGATGGTGAAGTGGTTGGCCGACACGCCGTTGAGCCAGCTCTCCCTGCCGCCGTTGAGCGACGAGTCGTACGTCGCGCCAATGTGCCACCCGCGGCTGGCCTCGCGCACCAGCTGGGAGACCTCGCTGCCGCTCTCGTTCACCACGTAGTGCGCGCTCACGCCCGAGGCGCTGTTGGTGAGCCAGCTCCAGCAGGACGAGTAGCTGCCCTCACAGGTGTGGATGATGATCATCGACGGGTCGCCCGTGCTGCCGGAAGGGCGCGCGTTGTAGTTGGGCGACGGGCGCCACACGGCCGCCCCGTAGTCCGGGCCCGCCGCCATGGCGCGCACCTGGGGACGCGCGAACTTCGCCTCCACCTTCACGGGCTCCAGCGACACGGCCACCGAGCCGTCCTGGTTGAGCTCCACCGCGCCCTCGTTCATCACCGCGTACACGGAGCGGTGCACGTGCTCCGCCTGCGCCTCCGGGTTGGTGATGCCGCTCAGCTGCGCCACCACCGGCGCCCACGCGGCCAGGTCCCCGCGCTCCACCTTCGCGTCCGTGGCCAGCTGGGACAGTCGCGCCGCGCCGGCGCGCAGGTTGGAGAGCGCGTCCGTGCGCGCCTCCTCCGCCGTCACGCCCGCCAGCGCCGCGCCCTGCTCCAGGTCCTCACCGCGCAGCGCCATCAGGCCGAACGCCGGCTGCTGGCCCGGGAACTCCGCCTCGCCCCGCACCATCTGCCAGCGCGTCTCCGCGTAGGAGACCGCCTTGAGCAGCTCCACCGGGACGTTGAACTCCTGGGCGGCCTGCGCGAACAGCGGATCCAGCTCACGCGGCAGCGTGCTGCCCGCCGTGTCCGGGGAGGGCTGCGACGGCGTCTCGGCCGGAGGGGCCTCGGTGGGCTGCGCCTGGGGACCACACGCGGAGAGCACCAGGGCGACGGCCGCCGCCGCGAAGGGATTGCGGAAGGTTGACATGAGGGGACTCCAAATTCGGGGGAGGGACTCCACGCCTTCTCAGCACCGTGCGTGCCAGCCGCTTCCATCCCGTCACCTTCGTCCAGTTTTCTTCCGCGACCGGTGCATGCATGCTCCACCCGCACCCGGCGCGCGGCGTCCCTGGCGACCTCAAACACCTGAAATCACGGAATTGCCTACATCTCTGGACCCGCTGTTTCCACGCGGAGTCCGGCATGGTGCATGGATGCCGCACTGCCGTGTTTCAGGACATCCGTGACGTAACGTTTTGTTACACCATTTCTTGTATTAATCACTATTTGAACCATTGGCGGACGGTGGCGGAAGGCCGTCCGGACGGGCGCCGCGCTGGAAGGGCCGACATGGGGCCAGGGCATCCGCTATGACGCCAGCATCATGCGGCTCTTCGGTATTGGCGACACGCACCTGCCCTCCACCCGGCAGAAGGACATGCACCGCTTCGGCTGGACGGACCACCCGCTGCCCCTGCAGCGCGCGTGGGACGAACGGGTGCGGCCGGAGGACGCGGTCATCGTCGCGGGTGACATCTCCTGGGCCACCCGTCCCCACGAGGTGATGGAGGACCTGGCGTGGCTGGACGCGCGGCCGGGGCGCAAGGTGCTGGTGCGCGGCAACCACGACTACTGGTGGGGCGACTCCGCGTCCAAGCTGCGCAAGCTGCTGGAGCCGTTCCGCACGCTGGAGGGCTTCCTCCACAACAACGCGGTGGTGCTGGGCCCGTGGGTCATCGCCGGCACGCGGCTGTGGACCGCGCCGGAAGCGCCGCCCATGCCCGGCGGGGAGATGGGCGACGAGCAGGGGGACTCCGGCTACGTGGAGCGTGAGACGCGCCGGCTCAACACGTCGCTGGAGGACGCGCTCAAGAAGGAGGCGGCCCACCCCACGCCGCTCACCCGCATCGTCGCGGTGCACTTCCCGCCCGTGTACGCGAACGAGCGGGCCACCGCCTTCAGCGCCCCCATCGAAGCGTTCGCCCCCAAGGTGTGCGTGTACGGCCACCTGCACTCGAGCGGCATCCCCGCGGGCTTCACCGGCGAACGGGCCGGCGTGCGCTACGTGCTCGCGTCCTGCGACGCGGCCGGCTTCGCGCCGGTGCTGCTGGACGAGCGCTGACGGGCCCCCGGCCGGGAGCGCGAATGCCCCTCCGGACCTGCCGCGTTGGCCCGGGCACCGGACATGGGAGGTCGGGACGGGTGCGACGCCCGGTGAAGCGCTTTGTCGACAGGTGAACCAGGGCCATTAAGCTGGCCCCGGGTTCGCCCGTGAACCAAGGAGTGGAAGTCATGCCGTCGGACAAGGCCGAACTCGCCGCCCGGATCGCCATCCTCCAGTCGGGGGACTCCATCCGTGGGCTCATCTTCAAGTCCGTCTTCGGCCTGGTGCAGCAGCACGCGGGCGCCATCGGCATGGAGCAGCTGCGCGTGGGGGAGCTGAACCACGACTACGCGGAGCTGCGCTCGTACCCGGCGCGGGAGTTCCTCACGCTCTTGTACAACACGGCGGACCTGCTGGAGGGCGCGCTCGGCGCCCAGGACGCGGTGTTCCACGCGTGCGGCGAGGTGAGCATCACCCGCTACTCCACCGGGCCGGGGATGCTGGTGTTCGGCATCATCTCCCGGGGTGATCCGCAGAAGCTCTTCGCGGGCGCGCAGATGGCGTACAGCGCGGCGGTGTCCTACGGCAACCGCGAGTACCTCACGACGGGCCCCAAGTCCGGCACCCTGCGCATGCGCCGGGACATGATGCCGCCCGCGTACCACGTGGGCATCCTCACCGGTTCGCTGAAGGTGTTGGGACTGACGGGCAAGGCCACCGCGAAGCCGCAGGGCATCGACCGCGTGGACTACGACATCGAGTGGACCTGAAGCGGGACGCGGGGCCGCGCGTCGACAGCGCTTCGGGTGCGCTCCAGACGGACTTCAGGGGACCTCAGTCGACGCGGGTGTAGGTCACGTCCAGCTGCGCCACCACGCGCTCGCCCACGGACGCCCAGCAGGCGAAGGTGTGGTCCGCGCCGCGCACGCGGGTGCGGTGCGCGCCGAACACCACCGTCTGGCCCGCGTAGGCCAGGCTGTCCGCGGACAGCTTCACGTCCCTGGCCACGAAGCGGGCGCCCGGCGCGCGCTCCAGCGAGCGGCCCAGCGTGGTCGCCATGCGCGTCATGCCGCCCGCGACGACGGCCACCGGCATCACCGGGTGCATGGCGAAGTGGCCCTTGCACAGCTCCGGGGTGACGACGAGCGAGGAGCGCATGATGTCGCCCTCCATGCGGAAGTCCTGGAGGTCCAGCGGCTTGCTGTACGGGTTCTGCCGCAGCTTCGCCCACTCCTCCGGGGTGCGCTGCACGGTGTCCGCGGGGCGCGGCTCGCGGCGCATCTCCTGGCGCGCCTCGCCGAACAGGCGGGTGAAGGCGGCGGCGGACAGCACGTTGTAGTCCACCTCCAGCTTGAACAGCGGCGTGCCGTCCGACGAGGACAGCAGCGTGCGCGCCGTGCAGGTGCGCTTGCCCGTGTACTCCGCCTGCGCCAGCGCCCAGAGCATGTCCGTGGCGCGCTCCTGCGCGGTGGGCGAAAGCCACTGACCGCGCGCCGCGCTGGCCAGGTAGAAGTGCTGCCCGTCCTTGGGCGCCACCAGCGCCGCGCCGCACGAACCCAGGATGGCCAGGTGCCGGCCCGCCTCGCCCAGGCCCAGCGGCATCGCCTCCGCGTCCGGCGCCATCTGCACCGGCACGCGCGCCACCACCTCGCCCGGCAGCACCGTCACGTCCTTCAGCGCGAAGTACGGGTCCCGCACGCAGATGCGCGGGTACAGCTCCTGCGCGCTCAGCACCGTGTACGGCGCCGCCTCCGACAGGGGCATCCGGGGCTCGGCCATCCACGGCATGACGGACTTCACCGCGGAGACAGCCGGGGACGACACGGGAGCGGGGGCGATGGCCTGGAGCATGGAAGGGCTGACCTCGTTTCAGACGCCGGGTGCCGGGGGACACCTGGCCGCAGGGTAACCAAGTTCTATTGCGCTGGGACAGTACTTTTCTCTGCCCCGCGAAAAGATTCTCGATTCATCGACGAAAGTGTTGCTGCTCTGCCGTATTTTTCTACCTGAACCGGAAAAAACGGACGGGGACGCTGCAATTTGAAGCAGGCAAGCCCCTGCGTAAAGGGCTGTCTGGCAGCCAGTTCTCAACGCCCCCGGGTCGAAACGACCCCTCCCTTGAGAACCCTGTCCATGTCTTTTCAGGGGGTTACGAGGCGGAATAAACCTCAAGCCCTGTAAAACACGTGCAGCACCGGCCGAGTAGCTTTTCTACTCCTGGGGTGAAGTCCCGGTGCGGCACGGGGCCGGATTACAGCTCCACCTGACTTCCCAGCTCCACCACGCGGTTGGGCGGAATCCGGAAGTAGGCGGTGGCGCTGCGGGCGTTGCGGCTCATCCAGGTGAAGAGGGCCTCGCGCCAGACAGCCATCCCGGGCTTCTTGGTGGGGATGAGCGTTTCGCGGCCCAGGAAGAAGCTGGTGCCCATGAGCTGGAACTGGAGGCCCTTCTCCCGGCAGCGCTTGAGGATGTCCGGGATGCTGGGGTTCTCCATGAAGCCGTAGCGGGCCACGACGCGCACGAAGCCCTGCTCCATGGGCTCCACCTCCACGCGCTCCTGGGCCACCACGTGGGGAATCTCCTCCGGGATGATGGTGAGGAGCACCACCTGCTCATGGAGGATCTTGTTGTGCTTCAGGTTGTGCAGGAGCGCGGGCGGGGTGCCTTCCGGGTTGCCCGTCATGAAGATGGCGGTGCCGGGCACGCGCAGGGGCGGGTGGTCCCCGAAGCTGCCCAACAGGTCCTTGAGGCCCAGGCTGGCCGCGCGCAGCTTGCCGGCGAGGATGTCCCGGCCGCGCTTCCAGGTGGTCATCAGCGTGAAGATGCAGACGGCGAGCAGCAGCGGGAACCAGCCGCCGTCGGGGATCTTCGCCACGTTGGCGCCGAAGAAGGCCAGGTCCACCAGCATGAAGAGGCTGGCGATGGGCAGGGCCACGGCGCGGCGGACGCCCCAGCGCTCGCGGGCCACCACGTAGGCCAGCATGGTGGTGATGCCCATGGTCGTCGTCACCGCGATGCCGTACGCGGCCGCCAGCCGGCTGGAGGAGCCGAAGCCGAGCACCAGCGCGATGACGCCCACCAGCAGCGCCGCGTTGATGCCGGGCAGGTAGATCTGCCCCATCTCCTCCGCGGACGTGTGCACCACCTCCATGCGCGGGCAGTAGCCCAGCTGCATGGCCTGCCGGGTGGTGGAGAAGGAGCCGGAGATGAGGGCCTGGGACGCGATGACGGCCGCGGCGGTGGACAGGGCGACCAGCGGATACAGGGCCCAGTCCGGGGCCAGGAGGAAGAAGGGGTTTCGGGCGGCCTCCGCGTGGCGCAGGAGCAGCGCGCCCTGGCCCAGGTAGTTGAGCACCAGGGACGGCAGCACCAGCCCGAACCAGGCCCGCCGGATGGGCTTCGCGCCGAAGTGGCCCATGTCCGCGTAGAGCGCCTCGCCGCCCGTCACCACCAGGATGACGGCGCCCAGCACCAAGAAGCCGTGCCACCCGTTGTCCATGAAGAACTGCACGCCGTGCACGGGCGATAGCGACCAGAGCACCGCGGGGTTGTGCAGCAGCTCCTTCACGCCCAGCACCGCCAGCACCAGGAACCACACGGTCATCAGGGGGCCGAACACCGAGCCGATGCCCGCCGTGCCCTTGCGCTGCACCATGAACAGCAGCAGCAGGATGACGAGCGAGATGGGAATCACGTACGGCTGGAAGACGGGGGTGGCCACGCTCAGGCCCTCCACCGCGCTCATCACGGAGATGGCCGGGGTGATGACGCCGTCGCCATAGATGAGCGCCGCGCCGAAGAGGCCCAGCGTGATGAGCACGGGCCGCGCGCGGTGGGACTGGCCCCGGGGCCGGTGCATCGCCAGCGCCATCAGCGCGAGGATGCCGCCCTCGCCCCGGTTGTCCGCGCGCATCACGAAGATGATGTACTTCACCGACACGACGATGATGAGCGACCACACGATGAGCGACAGCACGCCCAGGACGTTGGCCGGCGTGGGCGTGACGCCGTGCGCTCCGGTGAAGCATTCGCGCAGCGCGTAGAGCGGACTGGTTCCAATGTCTCCGTAGACGATGCCCAGCGCGCTCAGGGCGAGCATCGCGATGCGTTTGGGAGATTCCGGCCCCTCCGAAGGGGCGGCCGGTGATTCCGGGGGTGTGTTCACGGCCCCCGCTTTAGCCGAACCCGGGCCCGGAGCAACCGGCGCCTTGCCGCTCCTTTGGTTTCCAGCCGCTCCGGGTGTTCCCATGTGCGCGCTTGGACGCCCTGCCCTTGAGGGTGCCGGGCCGCGGAACGAGACAGGTGCCCGTCACCAACGCTTCCGGTGGGTGGGTGTCGAGCATCCGCAGAAGTCAGGGATGGCGGGACCTGGGACGCAGAGCGCCGCGAGCGGGGGCGTGTTCCCATGGCGGGTGCAACGGGGGGACGTGGCATGACGATGGTCGCAACCAGACTGGGGGAGGCGCGGCAGTACGGGGCGCGGCTTCCGGAGATTGAAGAGCGGCTGGCGCTGCTGGCGGAGGCCTCGCGGGTGCTGGCGGACGCGTCGCTGGAGCCCCCGGCGGTGATGGAGCGGCTGTGCGGGTTGGTGGTGCCGCTGCTCGGCTCCGCGTGCGCGCTGCGGCTGTTGTCGGAGGACGGGCTGTGGCTGCGCACGGTGGCGTCGGCGGCGGCGGTGCCGGAGGCGCGCGTGCGGCTGCAGGCGCTGTTCTCCCAGCGGGTGCGCGCGGACGAGGGCGTGGCGGCGGAGGTGCTGGACACGGGCGTGGCGCAGGGAGTGGAGGCGGTGCTGGTGCTGCCGCTGAGGGCCCGGGGGAGAGCGCTGGGGACGCTGACGGTGTGGCGGGAGGCGCCGGAGCCGGCGTCGTTCGAGTCGGCGGAGCAGCTGCTGCTCCAGGAGCTGGCGGACCGGGCGGCGTTGGCGCTGGACGTGGCGCGGGCGTACGCGTCCGAGCGGCAGGCGCGACAGGCGGCGGAGGTGGCGGCGGGAAGGCTCGCGCGGTTGCAGCACGTCACCGCGGAGCTGTCGGAGGCGCTCACCGCGGCGCGCGTGGCGGAGGTGGTGCTGGAGCAGGGGCTGACGGTGGCGGACGCGAAGGCCGGGGCGCTGTGGGGCGTGGCGCCGGACGCGATGAGCGCCGCGCTCCTGCGCTGCGCGGGCTGCACGCCGGACGCGGCGGAGCGGCTGAAGCGGATGCCCCTGGAGGAGGACTCGCCGGTGGCGCGGGTGCTGCGCGAGTCGCGGCCGGTGTGGCTGACGGCGGAGGACGCGTTGTCGGGGTCGGAGCGGCCGGCGAACTCGTCCGCGTGTCTGCCGCTGGTGGCGGACGGGCGGGTGCTGGGGGCGCTGGTGTTCACCTTCGGCCTGCCGCACGGGTTCGACGACGACGAGCGGGCCTTCCTCCAGTTGGTGGCGCACCACGCGGCGCAGGCGCTGGCGCGGGCGCGGCTGCTGGAGCGCGAGCAGCGGGCGCGGGCGGCGCTGCGCGAGGCGCATGGGACGCTGGAGGCCATCATCCAGGCGAGCCCCACGGCCATCATGCTGTTGGATCCGGACGGCACGGTGCGGCTGTGGAATCCGGCCGCGGAGCGGATGCTGGGATGGACGGCGGAGGAGGTGCTGGGGAAGGTGCTGCCGGCCGTGCCGCCGGAGCACTGGGAGGCGTTCCGCCACGGCCTGGAGCGCGCCACGCGGGGCACGGTGCTGGACGGCGCACCGCTGGCGGCGCGGCGGCGCGACGGTGGCGCGGTGCAGGTGGCCATGTGGACGGGGCGCGTGCACCCGGCGAGCGGACCACCGCAGTGCCTGAGCGTGATGGTGGACATCACCGAGCGCCAGCGCGGCGAGGCGGCGCAGCGCTTCCTCGCGGAGGCCGGCGGGGTGCTGGCGGGGAGTCTGGAAGAAGAGGAGACGCTGGAGCGCGTGGCGCACCTGGCGGTGCCGCAGTACGCGGAGGCCTGCGGCGTGTTCCTGGAGGACGAGTCCGGCGGCGTGCGCTGCGTGGCCACGGCGGGCGTCGGGGACGGCGAGGTGCCCCCCCCGGGGCTCGCGGTGGTGTCGCGGGTCATCCAGTCCGGGAGGCCGGAGTCGCGCTCGGGGCTGTCGGAGGGGGACCCGTCGTACGCGCGGGCGGGCGGGACGTGCGCGTACCTGTGCGTGCCGCTGCGGGTGCGCGGGCACACGCTGGGGGCGCTGACGTTCGTCACGTCGAAGGGGGCGTACGACGCGCAGGACCTGGCGCTGGCGCAGGAGCTGGCGCGGCGGGCGGCGCTGGCGCTGGACAACGCGAGCCTCTACCGGGACGCGCGTCAGGCCATCCGCCTGCGCGAGGAGTTCCTGTCCATCGCGAGCCATGAGTTGAAGACGCCCATCAGCGCGCTGCAGCTCCAGGTGCAGAGCCTGCTGGCGGGGCTGACGAAGTCGGGAGCGGCCTTCGACCCGGAGCGGCTCAAGCGCGGCCTGGAGCGGGTGGACCGGCAGGTGAAGCGGCAGACCTTGCTGGTGAACGACCTGCTGGACGTGTCCCGCTTGAGCGCGGGGAAGCTGGAGCTGGTGCTGGAGCCCCTGGAGCTGGGGACGCTGGTGCGGGAGGTGGCCGAGCGCTTCGAGCAGGAGTACGCGCGCTCGGGGACGCCGCTGGAGCTGTCGCTGGCGCCGGAGGTGGTGGGGCAGTGGGACCGGCTGCGGTTGGATCAGGTCTTCACCAACCTGTTCTCCAACGCGCTGAAGTACGGGCGGGGCAACCCGGTGCACGTGTCGCTGGAGGTGGAGGAAGACCGGGCCCGGCTGCGGGTGAAGGACGGCGGCATCGGCATCGCGAAGGAGCACCTGCCGCGCCTGTTCCACCGCTTCGAGCGCGCGGTGTCCGAGCGCAACTACGGCGGCTTCGGGCTGGGGCTGTGGATCGCCCGCCAGATTGTCGAGGCGATGGGCGGCCACATTGAAGTGGAGAGCGTCCTGGGCGAGGGCTCCACGTTCATCGTGGAGCTGCCGCGGGGCTAGCGGTGGAAGGCGGGGAGTCCTTCCGCGATGAAGCCGCAGCCGCGCTGGGATTCGCGGCGGTGGAGGACATGGCAGCGCTCGGGGGTGGGACAGTCGGTGTCGCGGGTGCAGGGCTGGAAGCAGTAGCCGCTGAGCTCATCGCAGGTGAGGCCCGGGCCGCAGGGCGACGTGTCATCGCAGCGGGCGCGGCACTCGAAGGCCATGGTTTCGAGCGTGGGCTCGGCGAAGCCGCGCAGGCAGTCCTGGTTCGCGGCGCAGGGCGCGTCGTCCAGGCAGGCGGGGCCCACGAAGGGGCGGCAGATGGGCACTTCGCCCGGGCCGTCCATTTCGCAGCGTTCGCCCCGGGGACAGGCGCGGTCGCGGCAGCTGGGGACGCAGGCGCCGCGGACGCGGTAGGGATTGGGAGCGCACTCGGTGCCGGTGGCGCAGGCGTCCGGGTCGTGCACGTCGCACGGCGGGCCGCAGAACTCATGGACGCAGAGGAGCCCCGGTGCGCAGCGGCCCTCCGGCTCCCGCGAATAGCCCGTGCAGCGCTCTCCGGCGCGCAGCGTTCCCTGCGGCACGCAGCGGCGCAGGGACTGGCCAGACGCGGACGTGTCCACGGGGTGGCAGGTGTCGGACGGGGTGCAGTCTGAAGCGTCATCGCAGAAGCGGTGCAGGGGCTGGCAGTCGCGAAAGCCGAAGTCCGGGTGGTGCGCGCACACGGTGTCGGCGGGGCACGCGTCGTCCGAGTCGCAGCGGTCCTCGCAGGCGAGCGAGCCCCGGGTGTCCGCGTGGCAGTTGGATGGGACGTGGGTGAGCCGGATGCCGTTGCTCAGCACGACGACGTCCGGAGGTTCGCTCCCTTCGCCGTCCAGGTCGTCGCTGGATTCGAGGCTCAGGTGGACGGGGTCATCCGAAAGGTCCGCCTGAGCGGTGAGGTCCGGTCCGGGCCACGCGAGCCACACGCCCGTGCCCACGGCGGTCACGAACGAGGTGAAGGCGATGAGGAGGCAGAGCCTGCGCGGAGTCACCGGATGGCCCTGCCCTTCATCACCGCCTCCTCAGGTCGCGGGGGCGAAGCCTACAGCGCCAGGAGCAGCAGCGACGCCTGCTCCGCGGGCGAGGCCGCGAGGAAGGCGTCCGGCAGCGTGATGACCGTGGGCGGCATGAACGAGCGGTCGCAGCTGCGCTTTCCCTCGTAGGTGCGACCCTCTTCCTTCGCCTTCAGCCGGTACGTGCAGTCGCGCACGTACACCGTCAGCTCCTGCGGTGACAGCGTCAGGTTGACGGGGCGCCCGTAGAAGCCGCCCTTCGCCTTCACCGCGTCGCCATCCTTCTTCACGTCCAGGTTCACCACCGCGGTCCCGATGTTGCCCTTCACCTTCTCGTCCTCCAGCTTCAGCGTCACCGGGGCGTCCGCCACGCGGCCTCGCAGCTCGCCGGGAAG
This DNA window, taken from Corallococcus coralloides DSM 2259, encodes the following:
- a CDS encoding sensor histidine kinase, with protein sequence MPRSTALVRALARSSAVAAGLVGLLVLVGWALDVMVLKSMGAAIPAMRPSAALGLMLGGAALGLRLPAHPRRLQHRLGTVLALATALLGAASLVDGVITGGNGGLDALFLRVFGEDGGASPGVPPSPLTALCLMLLGPALALVDRGHPQRLSWSDALVVLALMAALTGLNGFLLGPLVTPVAAPFLQERSMGLHTTCVLMLLAMGTLCARPELGLMARLTRDTLGGFVARRLVPVTLLGPPVLGLTLVLIHLTGGLSHDAKLPLFATVVAAGGVTLVLLAARALDVLDTERMRATAALEASEERFRTFLDTAPDPMVVVDASGRVRFANAEAERVFGYRREALLAREVELLVPEGLHGPASAGEGPERARGGRLVSGQRQDGTSVPLEVRLSPLEGEDDATRIAILRDVTERRDLEKLREEYVGLISHDLRNPLNTINLRAHLLQRALHERKLEREGVMAQAIIHNVEWMSTMIEELLEGSRLESGRVNLRREARDLGRFLEEVLERDVPPDARERFRLHLADPLPPVPMDAARLERVVTNLLTNALKYSPTGTPVDVRLSAVHDHAVVSVTNQGAGLSPRDAARLFDKYYRTEDGRSADGKGLGLGLYISRLIVEAHGGHIWVESEPDRGVTFFFSVPLEAPAAPTAPEPLRQRAG
- a CDS encoding TolB family protein, yielding MLGAMGCQGRCGGAAAVPAPGALSEAERRALPGTIVFLSERAGQKDVWRVTPAGEETQVTSAPEDEYPGPPSPDGRTLLVIASGEANGRVFQQLRLQPLEGGRQVALHPPRPRARNASWAPDGTWLVAESDAQGFSDVVRVLPQANAVDTQLTHVQAGCFEPAVSPDGTEVACVCSGDGDPEVYVFRADGAGEPRRITTFYMEDRTPQWSPDGRWLLFVSNRERKERVYLVRADGADLRALSGEGFAGDEREAVFSPDGKRVAYVARLADGKSRIWVADVAGGAPVALTDGQHRDDMPAWSPDGKALVFVSERDGDTDLYLMRPDGTGQTRLTTAKGADWLPRWFAPR
- a CDS encoding N-acetylmuramoyl-L-alanine amidase, encoding MSTFRNPFAAAAVALVLSACGPQAQPTEAPPAETPSQPSPDTAGSTLPRELDPLFAQAAQEFNVPVELLKAVSYAETRWQMVRGEAEFPGQQPAFGLMALRGEDLEQGAALAGVTAEEARTDALSNLRAGAARLSQLATDAKVERGDLAAWAPVVAQLSGITNPEAQAEHVHRSVYAVMNEGAVELNQDGSVAVSLEPVKVEAKFARPQVRAMAAGPDYGAAVWRPSPNYNARPSGSTGDPSMIIIHTCEGSYSSCWSWLTNSASGVSAHYVVNESGSEVSQLVREASRGWHIGATYDSSLNGGRESWLNGVSANHFTIGIEHGGYASQTSFPAGQIDASAKLSCDIARDNAIIKDSYHIVAHGRLQPATRTDPGPNWPWSSYISKINSYCGTTTPTGEIIIDSNSANNDASKARFSLTGAWSDGYSAGYYGSGYYYAATEAISAPATFEFYLPTAQTRTVDAWWVAGTNRSPTAPFIAYNAAGSEVGRVSVNQQTNGGKWVTLGTYSFSAGWNKVQLSRWTTPGYVVMADAVRVR
- a CDS encoding metallophosphoesterase, giving the protein MRLFGIGDTHLPSTRQKDMHRFGWTDHPLPLQRAWDERVRPEDAVIVAGDISWATRPHEVMEDLAWLDARPGRKVLVRGNHDYWWGDSASKLRKLLEPFRTLEGFLHNNAVVLGPWVIAGTRLWTAPEAPPMPGGEMGDEQGDSGYVERETRRLNTSLEDALKKEAAHPTPLTRIVAVHFPPVYANERATAFSAPIEAFAPKVCVYGHLHSSGIPAGFTGERAGVRYVLASCDAAGFAPVLLDER
- a CDS encoding DUF2378 family protein, which encodes MPSDKAELAARIAILQSGDSIRGLIFKSVFGLVQQHAGAIGMEQLRVGELNHDYAELRSYPAREFLTLLYNTADLLEGALGAQDAVFHACGEVSITRYSTGPGMLVFGIISRGDPQKLFAGAQMAYSAAVSYGNREYLTTGPKSGTLRMRRDMMPPAYHVGILTGSLKVLGLTGKATAKPQGIDRVDYDIEWT